A single genomic interval of Theropithecus gelada isolate Dixy chromosome 16, Tgel_1.0, whole genome shotgun sequence harbors:
- the CENPX gene encoding centromere protein X isoform X5 has protein sequence MEGAGAGAGFRKELVSRLLHLHFKDDKTKEAAVRGVRQAQAEDTLRVDVDQLEKVLPQLVGERGLRRQWRCPAGWP, from the exons ATGGAGGGAGCCGGAGCTGGGGCCGGCTTCCGGAAG GAGCTGGTGAGCAGGCTGCTGCACCTGCACTTTAAGGATGACAAGACCAAAG AAGCAGCAGTCCGCGGGGTGCGGCAGGCCCAGGCAGAAGACACGCTCCGTGTGGATGTGGACCAGCTGGAGAAGGTGCTCCCGCAGCTGGTGGGTGAGCGTGGGTTGCGGCGCCAGTGGAGGTGCCCAGCTGGCTGGCCCTAA
- the CENPX gene encoding centromere protein X isoform X4: MEGAGAGAGFRKELVSRLLHLHFKDDKTKVSGDALQLMAELLKIFVVEAAVRGVRQAQAEDTLRVDVDQLEKLLDF; the protein is encoded by the exons ATGGAGGGAGCCGGAGCTGGGGCCGGCTTCCGGAAG GAGCTGGTGAGCAGGCTGCTGCACCTGCACTTTAAGGATGACAAGACCAAAG TGAGTGGGGACGCGCTGCAGCTCATGGCGGAGTTGCTGAAGATCTTTGTTGTGG AAGCAGCAGTCCGCGGGGTGCGGCAGGCCCAGGCAGAAGACACGCTCCGTGTGGATGTGGACCAGCTGGAGAAG CTCCTGGACTTCTAG
- the CENPX gene encoding centromere protein X isoform X1 has product MEGAGAGAGFRKELVSRLLHLHFKDDKTKVSGDALQLMAELLKIFVVGESGAHAPSGHRVPDSFCVFTAGKPRCVFPSFPQGPKLGSSEPVCQKQQSAGCGRPRQKTRSVWMWTSWRRCSRSCSWTSRDLSRG; this is encoded by the exons ATGGAGGGAGCCGGAGCTGGGGCCGGCTTCCGGAAG GAGCTGGTGAGCAGGCTGCTGCACCTGCACTTTAAGGATGACAAGACCAAAG TGAGTGGGGACGCGCTGCAGCTCATGGCGGAGTTGCTGAAGATCTTTGTTGTGGGTGAGTCCGGGGCCCACGCTCCTTCCGGGCACCGCGTCCCGGATTCCTTTTGTGTTTTCACAGCGGGAAAACCAAGATGTGTTTTTCCCAGTTTCCCACAAGGTCCTAAACTTGGGTCTTCTGAGCCTGTTTGTCAG AAGCAGCAGTCCGCGGGGTGCGGCAGGCCCAGGCAGAAGACACGCTCCGTGTGGATGTGGACCAGCTGGAGAAGGTGCTCCCGCAGCTG CTCCTGGACTTCTAGGGATCTCAGCCGTGGCTGA
- the LRRC45 gene encoding leucine-rich repeat-containing protein 45 — MEEFRRSYSRLCRESGAEPQEAVLQQLHQLPRGRLDLATQSLTVETCRALGKLLPREMLCTELVLSDCMLSEEGATLLLRGLCANTVLRFLDLKGNNLRAAGAEALGKLLQQNKSIKSLTLEWNSLGTWDDAFATFCGGLAANGTLQQLDLRNNQISHKGAEELALALKGNTTLQQLDLRWNNVGLLGGRALMNCLPSNRTLWRLDLAGNNIPGDVLRAVEQAMGHSQDRLTTFQENQARTHVLSKEVQHLREEKSKQFLDLMETIDKQREEMAKSSRASAAHVGQLQEALNERHSIINALKAKLQMTEAALALSEQKAQDLGELLATAEQEQLSLSQRQAKELKLEQQEAAERESKLLRDLSAANEKNLLLQNQVEELERKVRCQQEQLFQTRQELTSTSAELKMRAIQAEERLDMEKRRCRQSLEDSESLRIKEVEHMTRHLEESERAMQERVQRLEAARLSLEEELGRVKAAALSERGQAEEELIKAKNQAHLEERQRLAHLEDKLRLLAQARDEAQGACLQQRQAVAEAQTRATQLGLQVESLRRRLEELQQELSLKDQERVAEVSRVRVELQEQNGRLQAELAAQEALREKVAALERQLKVMASDHREALLDRESENASLREKLRLREAEIARIRDEEAQRASFLQNAVLAYVQGSPVRTLSPPK, encoded by the exons ATGGAGGAGTTCCGGCGCTCCTACAGCCGCCTGTGCAGGGAGAGTGGGGCCGAGCCCCAGGAGGCTGTCCTGCAGCAGCTGCACCAGCTTCCCAGGGGCCGGCTGGACCTGGCCACGCAGAGCCTGACGGTGGAGACCTGCAGGGCCTTGGGCAAGCTGCTGCCGAGGGAGATGCTGTGCACGGAGCTGGTCCTGAGTGACTGCATGCTCAGCGAGGAAG GGGCCACACTGCTGCTCCGAGGCCTGTGTGCCAACACCGTGCTGCGCTTTCTGGACTTAAAG GGCAACAATCTTCGGGCCGCAGGGGCTGAGGCTCTGGGAAAACTCCTCCAACAGAACAAGTCCATTAAGAG CCTCACGCTGGAGTGGAACAGCCTGGGCACGTGGGATGATGCCTTCGCCACCTTCTGCGGGGGCCTGGCGGCCAACGGCACCCTGCAGCAGCTGGACCTCCGCAACAACCAGATCAGTCACAAGGGCGCTGAGGAGCTGGCCCTCGCCCTGAAGGGCAACACCACCCTCCAGCAGCTGG ACCTGCGCTGGAATAACGTTGGCCTCCTGGGGGGCCGGGCCCTCATGAACTGTCTCCCCAGCAACAGAACCCTGTGGAGGCTGGACCTGGCTGGGAACAACATCCCCGGGGATGTCCTCAGAGCCGTGG AGCAAGCCATGGGCCACAGCCAGGACCGGCTCACCACCTTCCAGGAGAACCAAGCCCGCACTCACGTCCTCAGCAAGGAGGTCCAGCACCTCCGGGAGGAGAAGTCCAAGCAG TTTCTGGACTTGATGGAGACCATTGATAAGCAGCGGGAAGAGATGGCCAAGAGCAGCAG GGCGTCGGCAGCCCATGTAGGACAGCTTCAGGAAGCCCTGAATGAGAGGCACTCCATCATCAACGCTCTCAAGGCCAA GCTGCAGATGACGGAGGCCGCCCTGGCTCTGTCAGAGCAGAAGGCCCAGGACCTGGGGGAGCTCCTGGCCACAGCGGAGCAGGAGCAGCTGAGCCTATCGCAGAGGCAGGCCAAGGAGCTCAAGCTGGAGCAGCAG GAAGCTGCGGAGCGGGAGTCTAAGCTCCTCAGAGACTTGTCTGCTGCTAATGAAAAGAACCTGCTTCTGCAAAACCAG GTAGAGGAGTTGGAGCGGAAGGTCAGGTGTCAGCAGGAGCAGCTGTTCCAGACCAGGCAGGAACTGACCAGCACATCAGCCGAGCTGAAGATGCGGGCCATCCAGGCCGAGG AGCGCCTGGACATGGAGAAGAGAAGGTGCAGACAGAGCCTGGAGGACTCGGAAAGCCTGCGCATCAAGGAG GTGGAGCATATGACCCGGCACCTGGAGGAGAGTGAGAGGGCCATGCAGGAGCGGGTGCAGAGGCTGGAGGCTGCTCGCCTGTCCCTGGAAGAG GAGTTGGGCCGAGTGAAAGCAGCGGCACTCAGCGAGCGTGGCCAGGCGGAGGAGGAGCTGATCAAGGCCAAAAACCAGGCCCACCTGGAGGAG CGACAGCGTCTGGCTCACCTGGAGGACAAGCTGCGACTGCTGGCGCAGGCACGGGACGAGGCGCAGGGCGCTTGCCTGCAGCAGAGGCAGGCGGTGGCCGAGGCCCAGACCCGGGCCACCCAGCTGGGCCTGCAAGTCGAGAGCCTGCGGCGGCGCCTGGAAGAGCTGCAGCAG GAGCTGAGCCTCAAGGACCAGGAAAGGGTGGCCGAGGTGAGCAGGGTGCGCGTGGAGCTGCAGGAGCAGAACGGccggctgcaggcagagctggcagCTCAGGAGGCGCTGAGGGAGAAGGTGGCGGCCCTGGAGCGCCAGCTGAAAG TGATGGCGAGCGACCACCGAGAGGCGCTGCTGGACAGGGAGAGCGAAAACGCGTCTCTCCGGGAGAAGCTGCGGCTCCGGGAGGCGGAGATCGCCCGCATCCGGGACGAGGAGGCCCAGAGAGCGAGCTTCCTGCAGAACGCCGTCCTGGCTTACGTGCAGGGGTCCCCCGTGAGGACCCTGAGCCCCCCAAAGTGA
- the CENPX gene encoding centromere protein X isoform X2 translates to MEGAGAGAGFRKELVSRLLHLHFKDDKTKVSGDALQLMAELLKIFVVEAAVRGVRQAQAEDTLRVDVDQLEKVLPQLVGERGLRRQWRCPAGWP, encoded by the exons ATGGAGGGAGCCGGAGCTGGGGCCGGCTTCCGGAAG GAGCTGGTGAGCAGGCTGCTGCACCTGCACTTTAAGGATGACAAGACCAAAG TGAGTGGGGACGCGCTGCAGCTCATGGCGGAGTTGCTGAAGATCTTTGTTGTGG AAGCAGCAGTCCGCGGGGTGCGGCAGGCCCAGGCAGAAGACACGCTCCGTGTGGATGTGGACCAGCTGGAGAAGGTGCTCCCGCAGCTGGTGGGTGAGCGTGGGTTGCGGCGCCAGTGGAGGTGCCCAGCTGGCTGGCCCTAA
- the CENPX gene encoding centromere protein X isoform X3, which translates to MEGAGAGAGFRKELVSRLLHLHFKDDKTKVSGDALQLMAELLKIFVVEAAVRGVRQAQAEDTLRVDVDQLEKVLPQLLLDF; encoded by the exons ATGGAGGGAGCCGGAGCTGGGGCCGGCTTCCGGAAG GAGCTGGTGAGCAGGCTGCTGCACCTGCACTTTAAGGATGACAAGACCAAAG TGAGTGGGGACGCGCTGCAGCTCATGGCGGAGTTGCTGAAGATCTTTGTTGTGG AAGCAGCAGTCCGCGGGGTGCGGCAGGCCCAGGCAGAAGACACGCTCCGTGTGGATGTGGACCAGCTGGAGAAGGTGCTCCCGCAGCTG CTCCTGGACTTCTAG
- the CENPX gene encoding centromere protein X isoform X7, which produces MEGAGAGAGFRKELVSRLLHLHFKDDKTKEAAVRGVRQAQAEDTLRVDVDQLEKLLDF; this is translated from the exons ATGGAGGGAGCCGGAGCTGGGGCCGGCTTCCGGAAG GAGCTGGTGAGCAGGCTGCTGCACCTGCACTTTAAGGATGACAAGACCAAAG AAGCAGCAGTCCGCGGGGTGCGGCAGGCCCAGGCAGAAGACACGCTCCGTGTGGATGTGGACCAGCTGGAGAAG CTCCTGGACTTCTAG
- the CENPX gene encoding centromere protein X isoform X6, with protein sequence MEGAGAGAGFRKELVSRLLHLHFKDDKTKEAAVRGVRQAQAEDTLRVDVDQLEKVLPQLLLDF encoded by the exons ATGGAGGGAGCCGGAGCTGGGGCCGGCTTCCGGAAG GAGCTGGTGAGCAGGCTGCTGCACCTGCACTTTAAGGATGACAAGACCAAAG AAGCAGCAGTCCGCGGGGTGCGGCAGGCCCAGGCAGAAGACACGCTCCGTGTGGATGTGGACCAGCTGGAGAAGGTGCTCCCGCAGCTG CTCCTGGACTTCTAG